In Longimicrobiaceae bacterium, the sequence CCTCGCCGTGCCCGAGGCCGCGGAGGTGAGGTCCTCTACGGACCCCGCGGTGCTGGAGGCCTACCTGCGCGCGCGCGCCGCATGCGTGCTGCGGCTGCCCGCCGCCGCCGTGTCCGCGGAGCGCTCGCTCCCGTCGCTGGGTCTAGACTCGCTCTCCGCCTCCGACATGGCAGCGAGCGTGGCGGGGGAGCTGGGGCTCACCCTCGATCCCGCCGACCTCCTCCGCGGGGAGCCCCTCTCCGCGCTCGCGCGTCGGCTCCACCCCCGCCTGGGAGAGGGCGAGCGCACCCCGGCCTCCGCGCCCCGCGCGGGGGAGCCGCCGGTGCCGGGGGAGCCCCGGCCGCTCTCGTACGGGCAGCGGGCGCTCTGGTTCCTGCACCGGATGGCCCCGGAGAGCCCCGCCTACAACGTGGCCCTCGCGGTCCGCCTGCGGGGGCGGCTGGACGCGCAGCTCCTGGAGGAGGCGCTCCGGCGGGTGGTGGGACGGCACCCGGTGCTGAGGACGGCCCTGGACGAGGCGGAGCCGGTGCAGCGGGTGGTGGAGGGGGCGATGGCGCCGCTCGTCGTGCACGACGCGGCGGGGTGGGAGGCGGACGCCCTGCGGGCCCGGCTGGAGGACGAGGCGTTCCACCCCTTCGACCTCGCGGAGGCCCCCCTGCTGCGGGCCCGGCTCTATCTCCGGGGGGAGGAGGAGAGCATCCTCCTGCTGGGGGTACACCACGTCGTGGTGGACTTCCGCTCCCTGGAGATCGTCGCCGACGAGCTGTTCTCCGCGTACGAGGCGCTCCGGGAGGGTGCGGACGCGACGCTCCCGGTGCCGGAGCCGGGCTACCACGACTTCGTCGCCTGGCAGGGGGAGCTGCTCGCTGGGCCGGAGGGGGAGCGGCTCCGCGCCCACTGGAGCGCCCGCCTCGACGGCGCGCCGACCGTCCTCTCCCTCCCGACGGACCGGCCGCGGCCCGCCCTGCAGGGGCATCGCGGGGGTGCCGTGGGCTTCGCGCTCCCCTCCGGGCTCGCCGGGCGGGTGCGCCACGCCGCGCGCGCGGAGGGGGTGACGCCGTACGTCTTCCTCCTCTCGGTCTTCCAGCTCCTCCTGCACAGGTACTCGGGCCAGGACGACCTCCTGGTGGGCTCCCCCGCCGCGGGCCGCGTCCACTCTGCCCTCTCCGGGGTGGTGGGGTACCTGGTGAACCCCGTCGTGCTGCGGGCCCGCTTCGACGGAGACCCCACCTTCCGGGATCTCCTGCTGCGCACCCGGGAGGAGGTGCTCTCGGCGCTCTCGGCCCAGGCGTACCCCTTCGAGCGCCTGGTGGAGCAGCTGCAGCCGGTGCGCGATTCGGGACACTCCCCGCTCTTCCAGGTGTTGTTCGTCCTGCAGCAGGCGCACCGGATCCGGCCGGCGGTGGCCTGCGCGCTCGGGCGCGCGGGGGAGGCCGAGCGCCGCGGCTCGCTGGTCATGGAAGCGTTCCCGCTGGAGCCCCGGGCGGCGCAGTTCGACCTCACCCTGGTGATGGGCGAGGTGGAGGGGGCGCTCGCCGGGAGCTTCCAGTACGACGCCGACCTCTTCGACCCGGCCACCGTGGAGCGCATGGCCGGCCACTTCGAGCGGCTGCTGGATGGGGCCGTGTCGGCGCCGGAGGCGCCCGCCTCCCGTCTCCCCCTTCTCCGGCCGGAGGAGGAGCGGCGGGTGCTCGTGGAGTTCACCCGCACCGCGACCCGGTTCGCACAGGGTGACGCCCCGCTGCACCGGCTCTTCGAGGCGCAGGCGGCGCGCACCCCGGAGGCGGTGGCGGTGGCCTTCGAGGGCGAGGTCCTCACCTACGCCGGGCTGAACGCGCGCGCCAACCGGCTCGCCCGCCGCCTGCGGCGCGAGGGGGTCGGGCCCGAGGTGCGGGTGGGGGTGTGCATGGAGCGCTCCCCGGAGATGGTGGTGGCCCTGCTGGCGGTGCTCAAGGCCGGAGGGGCCTACGTCCCGCTCGACCCCGAGTACCCGGAGGAGCGGCTGCGCCACATGCGGGAGGACTCCGGGGTCGCGGCGGTGCTCACCAGCACCGGGTCCGAGCCGAAGGCGGGGGCGGGGGCGGAGGTCTTCTCCGTGGACGCCCGCTGGGCGGAGGTGGCGGGGGAGAGCCCCGAAGACCTCCCCGGGGCGGTCGATCCCGAGAGCCTGGCGTACGTGATCTACACCTCCGGGAGCACGGGACGCCCCAAGGGGGCCATGAACGCGCACCGGGGCGTGGTCAACCGGCTCCTGTGGATGCAGGCGGAGTACGGGCTCACTCCCGACGACGTGGTGCTGCAGAAGACGCCCTTCGGCTTCGACGTCTCGGTCTGGGAGTTCTTCTGGCCGCTGCTGGCGGGCGCGCGCCTGGTGCTGGCCCGACCCGGGGGGCACCGGGACCCCGTCTACCTCGGCGGGGTGATCGAGCGCGAGCGTGTCACCACCCTCCACTTCGTCCCCCCCATGCTGCAGGCGTTCCTGGCGGCCGGGGAGGCGGGGCGGTGCGGCTCGCTGCGCCGGGTGGTCTGCAGCGGGGAGGCGCTCCCCCCCGATCTCCAGCAGCGCGTCTTCGAGGAGCTTCCCGGCGTGGAGCTGCACAACCTGTACGGCCCCACCGAGGCGGCGGTGGACGTGACGTACTGGCGATGCGGGCCAGGCGGCGGGCGGAGCACGGTGCCCATCGGCCGGCCGGTGGCGAACACCCGCACCTTCGTGCTGGATGCCGACCTCGGCCCCGTGCCGGCCGGGGTGCCGGGGGAGCTGTACATCGGCGGGGTGCAGGTGGGGCGCGGCTACCTGGGCCGGGCGGCGCTCACCGCCGAGCGCTTCGTCCCGGATCCGTTCTCGGAGGCGCCCGGGGCGCGCATGTACCGCACGGGCGACCGGGCGCGGTGGAGCGCGGAGGGGGTGCTGGAGTTCCTGGGGCGCGACGACCACCAGGTGAAGATCCGCGGCTTCCGCATCGAGCTGGGCGAGATCGAGGCGGCGCTCGCGGGGCACCCCGAGGTGCGCGAGTGCGTGGCCGTGGCGGCGGAGGTGGCCCCGGGAGAGCGCAGGCTGGTGGCGTACCTGGTGGGGAGGGACGGCCCGCCTCCGGTGCCGGAGCTGCGCGAGCGGTTGCAGGCGTCGCTCCCCGAGTACATGGTCCCGGCCGCCTTCGTGACGCTGGACGCCCTCCCGCTCACCCCCAACGGAAAGGTGGACCGCCGCGCCCTCCCGCCGCCGGAGTTCGGCCGCGACGCGCTGCGCGAGCGCTACGTGGCGCCGCGGACGGCCACCGAGGAGGTCCTGGCCGGGATCTGGAGCGAGGTGCTGGGGGTGGAGCGCGTGGGGGTGTACGACAACTTCTTCGCGC encodes:
- a CDS encoding amino acid adenylation domain-containing protein, which translates into the protein MTGVETYVDLLRWRAQQHPDRTAFRFLRDGQEETESLTYGQLDEQARRIGAALQSEGLRGERALLLFQPGLSFVAAYFGCLYAGVVAVPVYPPRLNRSLERLQAIIADAGARVVLASEDVPEKLGRSLEETPELRSLHWCVPSSLDPGCAWTDPGVRGSDLAFLQYTSGSTSRPKGVQVTHGNLLANQRMMRDSFGHSEELVVVGWLPVYHDMGLIGNVLHPVYMGGSCVLMSPTAFLQQPVRWLRAISRYGAETSGGPNFAYELCADRVTPEEKADLDLSGWNVAFCGAEPVRSRTLDRFTEALAGCGFRRRALYPCYGLAEATLFVTGGRREDPPVVRTFSGESLERERGEPCAAGEPGATMLVGCGRPWHDSQVVVVDPKERTPCREGEVGEIWVSGPHVARGYWNLSPESEPTFGGYLEASGEGPFLRTGDLGFLDEDGELFVTGRRKDLIILRGRNLYPQDLEATAGTAHPALQPGGSAAFSVDVDGEERLVLVHEVRRTSLRDLDAEEVVRAVREAIAAAHEVQAHEVVLIRPATLPKTSSGKVQRRACRQALLDGQLDRVEGGTPPGGARGGGERMDADLAVPEAAEVRSSTDPAVLEAYLRARAACVLRLPAAAVSAERSLPSLGLDSLSASDMAASVAGELGLTLDPADLLRGEPLSALARRLHPRLGEGERTPASAPRAGEPPVPGEPRPLSYGQRALWFLHRMAPESPAYNVALAVRLRGRLDAQLLEEALRRVVGRHPVLRTALDEAEPVQRVVEGAMAPLVVHDAAGWEADALRARLEDEAFHPFDLAEAPLLRARLYLRGEEESILLLGVHHVVVDFRSLEIVADELFSAYEALREGADATLPVPEPGYHDFVAWQGELLAGPEGERLRAHWSARLDGAPTVLSLPTDRPRPALQGHRGGAVGFALPSGLAGRVRHAARAEGVTPYVFLLSVFQLLLHRYSGQDDLLVGSPAAGRVHSALSGVVGYLVNPVVLRARFDGDPTFRDLLLRTREEVLSALSAQAYPFERLVEQLQPVRDSGHSPLFQVLFVLQQAHRIRPAVACALGRAGEAERRGSLVMEAFPLEPRAAQFDLTLVMGEVEGALAGSFQYDADLFDPATVERMAGHFERLLDGAVSAPEAPASRLPLLRPEEERRVLVEFTRTATRFAQGDAPLHRLFEAQAARTPEAVAVAFEGEVLTYAGLNARANRLARRLRREGVGPEVRVGVCMERSPEMVVALLAVLKAGGAYVPLDPEYPEERLRHMREDSGVAAVLTSTGSEPKAGAGAEVFSVDARWAEVAGESPEDLPGAVDPESLAYVIYTSGSTGRPKGAMNAHRGVVNRLLWMQAEYGLTPDDVVLQKTPFGFDVSVWEFFWPLLAGARLVLARPGGHRDPVYLGGVIERERVTTLHFVPPMLQAFLAAGEAGRCGSLRRVVCSGEALPPDLQQRVFEELPGVELHNLYGPTEAAVDVTYWRCGPGGGRSTVPIGRPVANTRTFVLDADLGPVPAGVPGELYIGGVQVGRGYLGRAALTAERFVPDPFSEAPGARMYRTGDRARWSAEGVLEFLGRDDHQVKIRGFRIELGEIEAALAGHPEVRECVAVAAEVAPGERRLVAYLVGRDGPPPVPELRERLQASLPEYMVPAAFVTLDALPLTPNGKVDRRALPPPEFGRDALRERYVAPRTATEEVLAGIWSEVLGVERVGVYDNFFALGGYSILAVQVASRVQREFGVALPLPTLFQAPDIDALACCIARKQLELRAQDDVEALLAELEAMTEEEVRAAEPRGGDDVRPGASG